TTTTTCCAGGTAGTAATTGTGATCGCGATATTCATCATATTTTGAATAATATTCTGCATGTAGACGCAAGATATATCTGGTACAAATCGTCTTTTGATTATTTTGACTGTATAATAATACCCGGGGGATTCACTTATGGGGACAGGTTAAGAGCCGGTGCCATAGCTGCACACAGCACCATCATGAATAAAATAATGGAACTAGCAGACGATAATGTTCCAATATTGGGAATATGTAATGGATTTCAGATACTTGTTGAATCTGGAATACTCCCGGGTGCACTGATAGTCAACGAATCTTTGAATTTTATATGTAAATGGATGAATGTGATTGTTACCAATACTGATACTCCATTTACAAATCTGTATGATAAAAATCAGAGGATTTCTCTCCCCATAGCGCATGGTGAGGGTAGATTCGTGGTCGATGATAAATCCTATAACAAAATTAAGAAAAAAAATCAAGTCACTCTAGAATATTGGAAACATAATCCGAATGGTTCTTTAAACAGCATAGCAGCCATTTGTAACGAAAAAGGAAATGTTATGGGAATGATGCCACACCCAGAAAGAGGTAGTGACAAAGATTTGATCCCTGCTGGTTATGATCAAAGTTCCATATTGATATTTAAGTCTATGATTAACTATCTTAAGTAGAAATTAGGAATTAAAGATGAATATCCTTAACACAGAAGAATATAATTATCTAAAAAAGAAACTGCACAGGAAACCAAATGAATTGGAGCAGTATATCATAAGTGCCGAGTGGTCTGAACATTGTTCTTATAAATCTTCTAAAAATCATCTTAAATTATTACCAATGAATGGTGATTATGTGCTAGTTGGCCCTGGTTATGATGCGGGAGTAATAGAAGTAGGTAATGGTTATGTAGTCACTATTCACATCGAAAGTCACAATCATCCATCGGCGGTGGAACCATATGGGGGTGCAGCAACGGGGGTAGGAGGCGTACTTAGAGACATATTGTCAATGGGTTCCCGTCCAATTGCGCTATTTAATGCATTAAGGTTCGGTCAAGTCGACAAGGATTCAAAATTTGAATCAAAGAATAGATGGTTAATAAAAAACGTAGTTAAGGGCATTGCAGATTATGGTAATTGTATAGGGGTCCCGACAGTCGGCGGAGAGGTAGAGTTTGACCAGTCATTTGATAATTATTGTTTAGTAGATGTCGCATCAATCGGATATACAAAACTTGGCAATCTTGTTGCTAACAAGGCAAGAAAAGGAGATTCTCTGATTTTGGGTGGAAATGCTACAGGGGTGGATGGAATTCATGGGGCTTCTTTTGCTTCAAAAAATTTAGATGAAGATAACCGGTCTGCGGTTCAGATACCAGACCCATTTTTAGAAAAAGTGCTCATGGAAGCTACATTAGAGGCGATAGAAAACGATTGTATCAAGACCATGAAAGATCTTGGAGGTGGAGGATTGGCTTGTTGCTTGTCTGAAACAGCTGATAATTTGAAAAAGGGCTTTCTAGTGGATTTATCCACTATTCCATTAAAGCAAAAGGACATGACGGATGCACAGATCTTGATTTCAGAATCGCAGGAGCGCATGTTATATATCGTCAACTCGAAAAAGAAAAACAAATTCTTCAAGATTTTTGACAAACATAATGTGAATTATGCTGAAATAGGACATGTGACTGATGACTTGAATCTCTCAGTTATTAGAGAAGGTGACGAATTGGCTTGTATGCCTGCACAAATTATCGCTCACGCCCCCTTGTTGAATAGAAAATCTAAGGAGCCGGCTTACCTTGAATCAATTCAAAAATCGTATCGAGAACCGAAACCTCAAATCAACATCAAGAAAATGATATTTAAGATGTTATCTAACCCCTCCATATGCAGTCGCAAATGGATCTATGAGCAGTATGACCATGAGGTTGGAGTTAGAACGGTTTCAAAACCAGGGGCATCTGATAGTTCAGTTATCAAACTCGACGATAATAAATTCCTGAGTTTTAAACTAGACGGTAACTCAAAACATTGTTATCTAGATCCTTACAGGGGCATAATAGGATGTTTGTCTGAATCCCTTAGAAACATTACTTGTGTGGGGGCCAGCCCAATAGGGATAGTTGATCACTTACAGTTTGGAAATCCTGAAAATGAAGAAATTTTTTGGACATTCTTACAGACAATTAGAGGAATTAGAGATTACTGCAAATTCATGAACATACCTGTTGTCGGTGGAAAGGTAAGTTTGTATAATGAAACTAACTCTGGTCCAATAAAACCCTCCCCTGTAATAGGAATGTTAGGGTTAATTGATGCTAAGAATAAGATAAAGTATCCAATGTATCTATCAAACCAATCAATCTTTATTGTCGGAACAACCAAAGATGAAATGGGTGGATCAGAATATTTTGAATATTGTTTGGATATTGTTGGTGGAGATGTTCCCAGTGTTGATTTAGAGGAACAAAGAAATATCATAGAGACTATCAAAAAATTGATTGACAGAGATCTAATCTATGGAGTCCATGATTGCTCAAAGGGTGGTATAATAGTTTCAATGCTGGAAATGGCCATTCATAGTAATATCGGATTTAAAATTTCAGTCGACGAGATTCCAAACAAATGCTCTCGATTAGAATATTTACTCTTTTCAGAGTCTCATAATCGATTCATTTTTTCAACCGATCACGATTCAATGATTATTACATACTTAAAAAAGATGAAAATTCCATATGCTAGAATTGGAAATAGTTCAGATGATAGAACTTGCATAATTAAAAATAAAGATAAAACAATTTTCAAAAGTTCGTTGAAGACCATTTCTCAAGCCTATCACAGCTCCTTTCCAAATCTATTTGAAAAACATATCTAATTAATTTCTTTTTTGCCTAGCAAACCTGATACAAAACATTTTACCGTATGTGGTCTAAATATTAAATAGAAAGAATAACGGAGATATGTCTTCTAATGGTTCATGAAAATTGTGGTGTGGTTGGCATATTTTCTTTGGGAGGAGAAAACATAGTACCTTATTTGATAGATTGTCTTAGATCACTGCAACATCGAGGACAAGAATCATGGGGTATTGCCGTACCAAAGAAATTACCTTTTAAAAAAACCGGTTTGGTTTCGGGTTCGGCAAATGAATTTGATAAATTAATTACAAAATTTTCTTCTAATATCGGGATCGGCCATGTGAGATATTCTACTTTTGGCTCAAGTTCTCTAGAGAATGCACAGCCATTAAAGGTTAAAGATTTATGCATTGCTCACAATGGGACCATTACAAACGCTGAACAGCTTTCTACCATGGTTGGTGGCTGTACTTTTACACCACAGAATATGACAGATACTCTAGTTGCTGCCCAAAGGCTAGTTAGTATTCTTAAAAAGAAGGATGATATGAAGGCCGCAATGGCAATACTCAAAAATGAGATGGTAGGATCTTATTGTTTTACATTTCTAACTGACTCAAATACAATATATGCTGCAAGAGACCCTAAAGGGTTTAGACCTCTTGTATTGGGATTACATAAGGATACTGATACTTACATAATTGCATCAGAATCGTGTGCATTGTCAACTGTTGGTGCAATTCTTTTGAGAGATATTGAACCAGGCGAGTTGATAAGAATAGACAAGAACGGCTTTAAATCCGAAAGATTTTCTGAATCTGGTAATCACGCGCATTGTGCATTTGAGTTCACTTACTTTGCGCACCCAAGTTCAATAATGGAAGGGATTAATATTTATCTTGCAAGGAAAAAGATAGGGGAATATTTAGCACTCAAATTTCCCATTGATGATGCTGATGTGGTAATCCCTGTGCCTGATTCTTCAAGACCTGCAGCCTTAGGATATGCCTTAAAACTTGGACTACCATTTGAAGAAGGTTTGCTAAAGGATAGATATAGCAAGAAAGGTTCGATGAGGAGCTTCATAGAACCCTTAGTTAAAGATAGAAAGGAAATCAACCAAAATATTATGCCAATAAGAGAAATGATAGAGAATAGGCATGTAATAATTGTGGATGATAGCATTGTAAGGGGAACGAGTTCTAAAGCAATAATTGAGTCGGTCAAACAAGCAGGAGCCAAAAAAATTTCCATGGTTGTTACGTATCCACCTATTAGATATCCATGTTACGCCGGAATTGATTTTCCATCACAAGAAGAATTGATAGCATTTCAGGTCGCAAAGAGTGAAGTGGATTTAGATATTATTGGTAACAAAGTAGCCAGATTTATAGGAGCCGATGAAGTTTGTTATAACGATAATGTGAATCTCGCAAAAGGCATAGGTTTGAAAAAGAGCGAATTATGTTTCTCCTGTTCGTCTGGAGATTATACTCCACTTGGAATAAAACCTGATTTTGGTTCAAGGTATCAAATTAACGATAAGATATTTGTAGATTAGAATTTAAATCCCTTCTACCTAGTATGATCATATTGAGTTTAGAAGAGCTTCGCGAAAAGGCATTTTTTCAAAATTCAATCGATGTATGGATAATGTTGTGTGAGGAAAAGAAATGGGATTATTCTGATATTGAGAATTATTTAAATTTCATAGATTACTTATTTTCAAATGGAATAAAGATACAACGATTTCCACTTTGTATAAAAGAGTCCGGAGGAATGTTTGAAAGAGGAAAAGACAAGACTAGCTTTTTGGAGAGACTTTCAAAAGTTCAGTCTGACAATGCATCGGCGTTCACCATTAAGCTGACACAATCAGCCATTGCTACTATGAGAGGCTTTACCTTATAGTTCAGGTTCTATGGTTTGGTGGTCCAGAATGTAGATTTTTGGATCCTCCATGAATAATAATCTTTAATAATTTTAATGTTGTAAATGCTAGGTTCCATATTTTGAATTTGATCGCGGTCCACCCACACGCATTGAGCCGAACCAATTTGCAATCCCTTTTCAGGAATATTTGTAATAATACAAACGAATACTGATTCGATGACGTGTAATCCAATTTGGTCGTCGATATTTGAATAGATACCCAAAATTTCAATGGGTTCTACACAGAGTGTAGTTTGATGAAAAATGGATCTCCGCAAAGCTTCTTCAGCCATTTCTCCATACCTAACAAAATCACCAGGGAGACTCAAGATGTTCGTATTCTCAGCCTCTTGGGTTCTCAGAAAAAGTATCTTGTTAAGGTTATTGCTGCAAATAGCAGTAACCCTATTGAGAGGATGACAGTAACAGTCTTTATTCATGAGGTGAGGGATCTTGAATGGAATGAATCAATGGACCATAGTCACAAAGCAAAGTTCGCTTTTAATTCCTTTTTTGTAATGTTATCTACCCATAGGAATTTTCTCTGCAGTGTACTTGTATACATCCTGTTCCAATCCAATTCAACTATATTCATCCACGAACGAAACACTCTGGGGTCAATATAATTTCGTAAAGAAGTTCCTAAATTATATTCCCTTGTCTCTTTCTGTAACTTCACTTGGAATTCTAGCTTTTGGACCCTTTCAATCAATCTCGATTTCTGTTTTTCTGTTTTCCAATTCTTTCCCTTCAAGTCTGTCTTTAGGGCGTTTATAAGCTCAATTTTCTTTTTCATGGACTCCTCATATTTTGCAATCGATGTAATACTTGCTGGATTTTTTGGATCTATTCCCTTTTTGTGGTTACATGTTATGGCAGCTTGCAAGTTAGCATATTTGGCAACATAAATCTTTTCAAATTCAGTTGATTCAGGTTTCACTGCAATTGGAGGATTTTTAAGTGATTTTTTGACAATATTTGTGGCGATAAAAGTTCTAAAAACTTTTGCAGTAAGTCCGGGAACATTTTTAGGGTCTATATTCCTAAGAAAGGTATTTACTTTCATAGAGTTAATATTATCAAAAATCGGATCTGTTTCCTTCTTGTTTTTTGTAAACAGACTTAGGTTGTTAAATAAAAGTAATTTGTCATCAGAATCGATCAATAATGATTTTTGCCAGGGGACACTATCTTTTCCAAGGAAACTAAACTCTAATATTTTATGTTTCTTGTCAATTACTTTGAATTTAAGATGTTCCTTTCTGAGGGTAGTTGCACCCACGGTGTCTGCTTCATCAGGATCCTTTTCATCACCAACTCTCATCGCCATTTTTATTATGAGATAACATACAGTGGCAATTTTCTTCTTATCATGATCATTTGATGTCATTTTCCTCACGATCTCCCGTTCTATCTTGTCAATATATTTTTCAAGGTTTTGAGCCTTATCGTACTTGGCTTTGTCATAATTTTGGCGGATTACAGATGAATCGTGTAACCAAACATATTTTCTTTTCCCAGTCAGCGTTTCTATCCAAGATGCTAACCAGGTAGAGCTATGATCATGAATGATTTTTTGCCATGGTCCTTCCGGGGCAGCTGCGTCTTCACCCAGGTTGAGTATGACATCTTCGGGCTTGACACGAGGCTTCCATCTACCCCTCAATGGATGTTGTCCTCTGCCCATAAACAACCCTGGAGGTTCAACTAACCAATTTGCCACTTCTACCTCTATGTCATCTACTACTGCTTTCCCGAAATAATTTCTTAATTTTTCTTTCTCTTTTTTTTTCTCTAATGCTATTTTTTTTCTTTCCTCTCGGGACAGGTTACTCCAAGCTAATTTTTCTCGTTCCTTTGTCTCCTTTTCACCATCAACATAGGTTATAAAATCGTTCATATCTAATTGACCAATGTCTTGAAGACCTTCTTGGATTTCCTTGGGTAACAATTTCTTGAAATCTGTCAAAAAATTTTGCTGAAAGACAGGATCTTGCACGTAGTGAGTGTCCTTCTTCTTTGTCCATGCATAGATCAATTCTTCTTGATCCTTCGTTAGTGTGTAATTCTGCTTATCTATTTTGAATGACAAATTCTTAGATATGTATTCGGGTGGAAAGCATACCCCGTTATGATGAAGCGTAACCCATTTTTGGTTGCTGTTATTTCCCCGATTTTGATCATGTTTATCATCAGAAGCAATCGAAATGGAAGACAATTTATATAAAATTATTTTGATTTAGAATATAAAACTATTCTCCCAAAAAACAATTACTTTACAGTGGACTTTGACCACGTTTTGTCTAAATCGTAATTATTGCAATTGATAGTGGATATATTCTAATTTTGTGGGTGCAGGTTAAGGTATTCCCGAGTCTTTCAAAATCAAGCTGGATTTCATCTACTTACGTTTAAAATTTAGTAAGGATACCAGATTTATTCCTGTAACAAACCCCGAATTCGGTAAGTTTTTGAATCTCTATTTCGTTAAAAATAGTCCCGTCCACACAAACGAGCTTGTCATTTATGCAACAGCTTGAACAAATTCCAATCCCGCATTTCATATATCTTTCTATGCTAGCCTCGATGTGGATACCATTCTTTATTGCGAGATCTAAAGCTTTTTTCATCATCATTTCGGGTCCGCACGTGTAAATGATATCTATGTCTTTATTAATCATGAGAAAGTCCTTTAAAATATCAGTAGGGTAACCTTCGGTTCCAAAGGAACCGTCTTCAGTCGCGATAAGCAAGTCAATTTTGTTTTCTTTGGTCCACTTAGATATCAAGTCTGTAAAAAATAGTTCGGATCTAGTCTTAGCACCTAAAATGAATGTAAATTTACATTGATGTTGTTTTATGTAATAAAGTAACCTTATGAGTGGGACAAGTCCGGTGCCGCCACCCAAAAAAATAATTTTTGTATGAGATTTGTTAAATGAAAATGAATTTCCGTAAGGTCCGCGAATTCCAATTCTGTCTCCTTTACCTTTATTGAATAAAGAGGTGGAACCATATCCATTCTTTCTAATTGTTATAGCAGCGTGGTTTTTCTTGTCACTTACCATAATACTAAGTGGAAGTTCTTCTTTCCTTGGTATCCATACCATAAAAAATTGCCCAGGTTTTGATAGACTCCCCAGTGAGTCCTTAAATATAAAGGTCTTGACTGAGGGAGACTCGAGGACGACATCTTCAATTTCTACCACTCTAATCAAGTTCTTATCTGTGGACAATTCCTATAATCTCCTTAACCTCGCTGATATCGGCAGCCTCTAAATAGGAATGCAAACCCCTGATAATCTTTCCAATTGAATATATCCCTTTCAACCCTATCAAACTACCTATCTGAATAGCAGAAGCTCCTGCCATCATGTATTCTATGACATCTTCATATGTCATGATCCCACCACAACCAATTATGGGAATTCTTAAACTCTTGCTCAACTCATATACACATCGAACCCCTAGAGGCTTTATAGCCCTTCCAGAAAGACCACCGATCTTATTTTCCAAGACCGGACATCGAGTTTCAATGTCTATCTTCATCGCCCTGAGGGTATTGATAGCAGTAATTCCATCTGCACCGGCGCTTTCAGCTATCTTTGCAACTTCTATTATGTCTGATTTGCCCAAACCTACCTTGACAAAAAGCGGTTTTGTCGTATCCCTCTTGATTGACTTTATAATATCATAAACCAAATTGACATCATCTCCAATTTCCATTCCCATTTTTTCTACGTGGGGACAGGAAAGATTTAATTCAAAACCCAAAATATTAAGATTTTTGAACTTGTTGGCAATGACGGAGAATTCACTCTCGTCTGATCCAACCAAACTTATAATCAGCGGTCCATTATTCTTAGAAATTTCCTTTGAAAACGACTCTGTACCAGGATTTGCGAGTCCGACGGCATTTATGTAACTCATGTTATCTACACTGACTATCGTGGGATTTCTGTAACCATCGCGGGGCAACAGACTAATCGATTTGCTTACAATAGCCCCAGCACCGAGGTTATACAATCGATTAAAAATACTTTGAGACAGTCCCAAAATGCCCGAGGCCACAATCACTGGATTTCTTAAATTTAAACCTGCAATCTTTATAGGTATATCATAATCCAATTCGCTATAAAAAAATCATGTTTTACAATTCTTAAAAATCTATCGGAGGCTCTAGGCCCTTCTTGTACGGGTGTTTCGATAAACTCGCGGTCCTATCTAAATGACTATTAACGAAATATACCTGAAAGTCGCACATCTAGGATGTCAGTCACACTCCTAAAGACCTCTTCGCCATTCATAACACTTATTCAAGTACAATATTCGTGCGAATAGATTTCAGAAGGTAGAAATTAGGTCAGTTTGGCCAGATAATTTTGGTCATGTTGAACTCGATTACACCAATTATTCTACGGAGAAAAGGTTAAAAAGTGATCCATCTAAGATATTTCATGAAACAAGAACACGCCACACTGTATGATGTACAGATTTCAGAACTTTATGATCGGATAAAGGGATATCTTAAGTCTCTTAAATTTGAAATTATTTATGAAGAAAAAGACGAAGAATATTTGGACCTTAAGGCACACAAAGGTGGTAAGGCCAGTGTTATTGTGGGAAATGTAAGGGACGTGGAGATAATGATTAGCGGCGCCAAGAGTGCAACCCCTTACTACGATATTGTACTCCGAACCGGAGCGTGGGGTAAAGATATTGTAGTTCCTACTGTAATTGCAGGCGTCTTAACAGCTGGAATAGCTGCTGCTCCGGTGGCTGCGATTGAAGCTTATCGAGCCCACTCATTCGAGAAAAATTTTTGGAAATTTATTACCACAAACTTATCTGAAATTGGGGAGGGGAAGGGAACTATGTCTACCGTTGTAACTGTGACGCCATAAGTTAGTGATTATTGGATATTTGACTACCCTGGTCAAAATTATTTTTGCAGATCAGGGATATACCTTTGGGATTTACCATGATTCCTTGGAGAATGATAATCTCTAAACAGAAAATTTAGCAAGTTTGGATTAATTAATTTGTTGGATATCAATACAAGTAATTTTGCGAGGCAGTAGCGCCTATGGAACACAGATAACATGAATTAAGGATGAGCTACAACGGAAATAAGACGTGCAAAATACATAAAAATGTCAAATCATGACTAGAATACTAGCAAGAATAAATTGACTTTATGTGGTTCTATTAGTAGTGATTTTCGATTTGTTTCTCAAGAACCAAACAAAAATAGTGACAAAGGGCAAAGATGCTGCTCCGTATGCGACCTCAGTCGGCACTTTGGAATTTAATGATAACCCCAGACCTAGGTACATGGCTAGCATTACGCAAATAATTCCTATTGTAACGTACTCTTTAGTCACAAGAAGAAATTTTGCTACATCAAATCTTGGATAGTGATTTGAGTGATAAATAACCGGCATAATGAACATAACTGTTGCTGCTGCTACTGCATAAAGTGATGCTAGAAGGACTATGTTATCTAGTAACTGAAAATAAACTGGCTGGCTCACTGTG
This Candidatus Nitrosocosmicus oleophilus DNA region includes the following protein-coding sequences:
- the purQ gene encoding phosphoribosylformylglycinamidine synthase subunit PurQ — translated: MVRIGITVFPGSNCDRDIHHILNNILHVDARYIWYKSSFDYFDCIIIPGGFTYGDRLRAGAIAAHSTIMNKIMELADDNVPILGICNGFQILVESGILPGALIVNESLNFICKWMNVIVTNTDTPFTNLYDKNQRISLPIAHGEGRFVVDDKSYNKIKKKNQVTLEYWKHNPNGSLNSIAAICNEKGNVMGMMPHPERGSDKDLIPAGYDQSSILIFKSMINYLK
- the purL gene encoding phosphoribosylformylglycinamidine synthase subunit PurL, giving the protein MNILNTEEYNYLKKKLHRKPNELEQYIISAEWSEHCSYKSSKNHLKLLPMNGDYVLVGPGYDAGVIEVGNGYVVTIHIESHNHPSAVEPYGGAATGVGGVLRDILSMGSRPIALFNALRFGQVDKDSKFESKNRWLIKNVVKGIADYGNCIGVPTVGGEVEFDQSFDNYCLVDVASIGYTKLGNLVANKARKGDSLILGGNATGVDGIHGASFASKNLDEDNRSAVQIPDPFLEKVLMEATLEAIENDCIKTMKDLGGGGLACCLSETADNLKKGFLVDLSTIPLKQKDMTDAQILISESQERMLYIVNSKKKNKFFKIFDKHNVNYAEIGHVTDDLNLSVIREGDELACMPAQIIAHAPLLNRKSKEPAYLESIQKSYREPKPQINIKKMIFKMLSNPSICSRKWIYEQYDHEVGVRTVSKPGASDSSVIKLDDNKFLSFKLDGNSKHCYLDPYRGIIGCLSESLRNITCVGASPIGIVDHLQFGNPENEEIFWTFLQTIRGIRDYCKFMNIPVVGGKVSLYNETNSGPIKPSPVIGMLGLIDAKNKIKYPMYLSNQSIFIVGTTKDEMGGSEYFEYCLDIVGGDVPSVDLEEQRNIIETIKKLIDRDLIYGVHDCSKGGIIVSMLEMAIHSNIGFKISVDEIPNKCSRLEYLLFSESHNRFIFSTDHDSMIITYLKKMKIPYARIGNSSDDRTCIIKNKDKTIFKSSLKTISQAYHSSFPNLFEKHI
- the purF gene encoding amidophosphoribosyltransferase produces the protein MVHENCGVVGIFSLGGENIVPYLIDCLRSLQHRGQESWGIAVPKKLPFKKTGLVSGSANEFDKLITKFSSNIGIGHVRYSTFGSSSLENAQPLKVKDLCIAHNGTITNAEQLSTMVGGCTFTPQNMTDTLVAAQRLVSILKKKDDMKAAMAILKNEMVGSYCFTFLTDSNTIYAARDPKGFRPLVLGLHKDTDTYIIASESCALSTVGAILLRDIEPGELIRIDKNGFKSERFSESGNHAHCAFEFTYFAHPSSIMEGINIYLARKKIGEYLALKFPIDDADVVIPVPDSSRPAALGYALKLGLPFEEGLLKDRYSKKGSMRSFIEPLVKDRKEINQNIMPIREMIENRHVIIVDDSIVRGTSSKAIIESVKQAGAKKISMVVTYPPIRYPCYAGIDFPSQEELIAFQVAKSEVDLDIIGNKVARFIGADEVCYNDNVNLAKGIGLKKSELCFSCSSGDYTPLGIKPDFGSRYQINDKIFVD
- a CDS encoding NUDIX domain-containing protein yields the protein MNKDCYCHPLNRVTAICSNNLNKILFLRTQEAENTNILSLPGDFVRYGEMAEEALRRSIFHQTTLCVEPIEILGIYSNIDDQIGLHVIESVFVCIITNIPEKGLQIGSAQCVWVDRDQIQNMEPSIYNIKIIKDYYSWRIQKSTFWTTKP
- a CDS encoding DNA topoisomerase I; this encodes MSSISIASDDKHDQNRGNNSNQKWVTLHHNGVCFPPEYISKNLSFKIDKQNYTLTKDQEELIYAWTKKKDTHYVQDPVFQQNFLTDFKKLLPKEIQEGLQDIGQLDMNDFITYVDGEKETKEREKLAWSNLSREERKKIALEKKKEKEKLRNYFGKAVVDDIEVEVANWLVEPPGLFMGRGQHPLRGRWKPRVKPEDVILNLGEDAAAPEGPWQKIIHDHSSTWLASWIETLTGKRKYVWLHDSSVIRQNYDKAKYDKAQNLEKYIDKIEREIVRKMTSNDHDKKKIATVCYLIIKMAMRVGDEKDPDEADTVGATTLRKEHLKFKVIDKKHKILEFSFLGKDSVPWQKSLLIDSDDKLLLFNNLSLFTKNKKETDPIFDNINSMKVNTFLRNIDPKNVPGLTAKVFRTFIATNIVKKSLKNPPIAVKPESTEFEKIYVAKYANLQAAITCNHKKGIDPKNPASITSIAKYEESMKKKIELINALKTDLKGKNWKTEKQKSRLIERVQKLEFQVKLQKETREYNLGTSLRNYIDPRVFRSWMNIVELDWNRMYTSTLQRKFLWVDNITKKELKANFAL
- a CDS encoding dihydroorotate dehydrogenase electron transfer subunit — translated: MSTDKNLIRVVEIEDVVLESPSVKTFIFKDSLGSLSKPGQFFMVWIPRKEELPLSIMVSDKKNHAAITIRKNGYGSTSLFNKGKGDRIGIRGPYGNSFSFNKSHTKIIFLGGGTGLVPLIRLLYYIKQHQCKFTFILGAKTRSELFFTDLISKWTKENKIDLLIATEDGSFGTEGYPTDILKDFLMINKDIDIIYTCGPEMMMKKALDLAIKNGIHIEASIERYMKCGIGICSSCCINDKLVCVDGTIFNEIEIQKLTEFGVCYRNKSGILTKF
- a CDS encoding dihydroorotate dehydrogenase, translated to MDYDIPIKIAGLNLRNPVIVASGILGLSQSIFNRLYNLGAGAIVSKSISLLPRDGYRNPTIVSVDNMSYINAVGLANPGTESFSKEISKNNGPLIISLVGSDESEFSVIANKFKNLNILGFELNLSCPHVEKMGMEIGDDVNLVYDIIKSIKRDTTKPLFVKVGLGKSDIIEVAKIAESAGADGITAINTLRAMKIDIETRCPVLENKIGGLSGRAIKPLGVRCVYELSKSLRIPIIGCGGIMTYEDVIEYMMAGASAIQIGSLIGLKGIYSIGKIIRGLHSYLEAADISEVKEIIGIVHR